The window GCCAAGAATACAAATGAGGGTGGTATCTCGACGTTTAACCATAAATCCTATAATCAATACAATAAATACAACATAAATCCAATGGAGAGCAGTTAGTTCAATCCCCATAATTTTCCCCCTCAAAATTCGGTCTGATTCTATAGAATATGAACAGGCGAAAATTTGGTGAAGATTTTTTAGCGAACTTACTCGAAGATGAGAATTTAATAATAATGTTAATTTAGACACCGTAGGGAGGGATAATTATGCAAATCGTTATACTAGCAAAAAAGCTTGCTGATGCAGTGAATAAATATTTATTTAAAAACGATTTTAATTTTCGAAAGTTGAACAAAAAGATGTTCTAACTGAACATCGTAGTACACTCTTACAACAAAAGCAAAAGCTCGAGACGATAATTGTTAAACTAGAAAATATGTAATAGTCACCATATTAACGTGTTTCGGACTCTCCTATACTGTCTATCCATGTGCAATATGATTCCGAGGCGTATTTCGTCTATGGGGCTAAGAATATAGATGTACCAGCCGAATAAAGTAGGAACAGGTAAAGTGATTTATATCAATAAATTGAATACGACCTGAACAATCAGCAAGAAAAAAATGATCGGTAATAATATTTGAATCCATTTTGTTTTGATATAAGGAATTATCTTTAAGCCTAAGAACGAGCCAGCAATAGAACCGATTGAAACAGGAATGGCTATACCCCAATTAACAAAGCCAGTAAAGTAGTAAAAGAGAAAGGCACCTGTACAACTTGAAAACGTAATAATTCTTGTTAACTCAACTGCTTTTATATAGATATATTGCTTTTTTAGGTAATAGGTTATATTCATAAGAGCTGAGCCTGGTCCAAAACCACCATCATATATTGAAATCGCAAATGGAATGAGTTTATTCATAGGTTGTTCCTGTGTTTCTTTTATATCCTTTCCCATAAATTTATGACTGCAAAGTACAATGAAAAATGCGAAAATTAAGCTTATACACGCTACAACATTCATGACTTGTTCCGTTAATAGAGTGGCTAAAAATGCACCAAATACACCTCCTAAACTAGTAATCATCATTAAAGATGTGAATTTTTTTAACGATAAATGTCCTTTAATTAAAAATGATAAGACATTTGATAGAGCTGAAATTCCTGTCGCAAATTTGTTAACTGCTACGGTTGTATGAATCGGAATGCCAACAAGTAACATTGCAGGTAACAAGATAAAGCCTGCAGCGCCGAAAAGAACACCGATGACTGCTGCGAGTAAGCCTATTGTAAATAAAATAAATCCATTTACTGATAACCATTCATGTAGTAAAATTTCCATCAAATCACCTCTACACCTAAATTACTGCTAAACTATACATAAAACAAATATATAATAATTGCTTATTCATAAATTAAATTTATGGATAGAAAGGCGTGAATGAAATGAATTTGCATGCATTAAGGATTTTTACGAATGTAGCAAAGCTTGGAGGAATTACTGCAGCAGCGAATAAAATGCTTCTTAGCCAACCAGCTGTCACTATTCAAATTCGGAAATTAGAGAGCGAAATAGGAGCAAAATTGATTGAAGGCAAAGGACGTGGCATTCAATTAACACCTGAGGGGAAGTTTTTATATGAGCAGGGAATGCGTCTATTTTATTTAGAAGCACAAATTGATGAAAAGCTCGGTAAATTTTTAGCGAAGGAAGAAAAAACACATATTGCTTCCTCCTATATACCAACAAACTATATACTCCCGCCTATTATAGCAAGGTATAAGCTTGCTAATCCTCACATCGAATTTTTTGTGTCGTTAGGCAATGTAAAATCTGTGGAAGAGCAAGTTCTGAATTATGAAGTAGATTTTGGTTTTGTCGTGCAAAATAAAATTGGTCACCCTGATTTACAGTTTGAAAAAATAGTAGATATCCCGTTTTGGTTTGTTGCTCACCCATCACATTCTCTAGCAAATCAAACTATCTCCATTCACGAATTGTCGAATGAGGACTTTATTTATCGGGAACGTGGTAGCTCGACACTTGATTTATTGGAGGCGTTTTTTTACACTTTTAACGGTCCATTACCTAAATTAGGACTTCAAATGCAGGGCTTACATGAATCCATTAAAGTAGTGGAAGCGGGGTACGGTATGACTTTAGCACCGTCCTATAGTGTGACAGAAGGTATAACAAATGGAAAACTAGCTCGGGTGTATGTTGAACAGGCACATATTCAGCAAAGTTTATTTATTTGTACACGCAAATCAGATATTGAAGAGCATCCATTTATTCAGTATTTAAAAGGTCATTTAAACGCTTTAAATTAACCAAAAAATAATAGAATTAAAAGAGGCTGAGACAAAAGAGAAAAAGTGTTAGATTGACTGCTGTCGATCTAACATTTTTTTCTATAAGCGTTGATGTCCACTACGGCGGAAGCTTTCCGGGGGTGGCCTTTGCTACCATCAACTAGTACTCTCTTTTGAATTTTATTTATTTCAAAAGGAAGAATGTCTAAATTTTTCTTCATTTTAGATAGCAAAAATTTAATAACGCCTTGGCTCCTCTTTCTTAAAATTTAAAGTTATGTCCCATCCTCTTTTTTCATATAATTTCATTCTTTACTTGTAACTTCAACTTATTAATAAACATGTTGTGGAAATTTCAAAAAAGTAACGACTTTTATGCTGCAATAACTCTTTAAAAAGGGTTCGCGAGATTGAGAAGAAAAAGTCAGAACTCGGACCTGCAAGGAAATTCTATATTCATTCGAATATTTGCAGAAAATAAACCAATGACACCAATAATTCAAACCATTAGAAATCTATTAAAGAGGGGTGACTACTTTAATTGATCTCGTTCATTATACTATTTTTCATCATCCAATCCATCACCTCAATCATTTATTGACGTACACTAGTTGATTGGCGCGCAGGCGGCGAGTGTAGCTGACGGCATTCGCCTTTCGCTACAGAGCAAGTTTCCTGCGGAATAGCATGAGCAAGAAGGCACCACAGGAGCGTAGCGACGAGGAGACTGAAGCCACGTCCGCTGTAGCGGAAATACGGGTTCATAGAGAATTCGATTTGGAATCCAGAAAAAATTTTGTCAAATGAATGTAACATTCTTGTTTTAAGATACAAGAAATTAAATCATTTGAAACGAGGTTCAACAATGAGCAGAATTAAATTTAAAAAAACATCAATAATTTTACTAGTAGTCCTTTTAGGTATACTATCTGTCTTTTGTTTGGAGAGACTTTTATTCAAAGATAGGAGAGAAGAACTCCATTTTTTAGATGAAATTGCAACAGTAGCTGTGGAATTACATCAACAAACAGGTGGCATGTTACCCAGTGTAACGATTGCACAGGCTATTTTAGAATCGAGTTATGGCAAAAGTGAATTGGCTGTAAATGCAAAAAACCTTTTTGGCATAAAAGGTAGGTATCAAGGAGCGTCTGTAAAAATGCCAACTATTGAATATAAAAATAATAAAAGTTATACAATAGAAGCTGAATTCCGAGCTTATCCAGATTGGAAAAGTGCATTAATTGACCATAGTAAATTAATTTTAGAGGGAACGAGTTGGAATGAACATCAATATTATGAAGTTCTTGCTGCAGCTAATTATAAAGAGGCCGCCTATGCATTGAAGAATAGTAACTATTCTACAGACCCTTTGTATCCTGAAAAATTAATCACTATTATCGAACAATATAATTTAGGGAAATATGATAAGTAGGATCGGAGCTAGAGAAAATGAACGTACTAATTGCAGATGATGAACTAGACATGTTAAGGATATTGCAGAGCTATTTTCAAAGGGAAGGATTTACGGTTTTTACTGCTACAAATGGAGTAGAGGCCCTGGATATTTTCTATCATGAAAAAATTGACTTAGCTATTTTGGATTGGATGATGCCTGGAAAAAATGGCATTACAGTTTGTCGTGAAATGAAGGAGACGCAAAACATTAAAGTATTAATGCTAACGGCTAGAGACACAGGCGAAGATGAATATCTTGCTCTATCAGGTGGTGCCGATGATTATGTAAATAAACCATTTTATCCAAAGGTGTTAATAATGAGGGCAAAAAAATTACTGCAAATAGAATCCGTGCAACGACTTAATGATGTTACATTTGATATTTCAAGTAAACGCGTCTGGCGAGCTGGTACAGAACTAGATTTAACAAAAACTGAATTCGAACTTTTACGTATATTTAGCCAACATAGGAGACAAATATTAACGAGAGATCAGCTGTTAGATTTAGTGTGGGGTATGGACTATATGGGAGATCCGCGGACAGTAGACACCCATATTCGGCGACTGCGAGAAAAAATAGGAGAGGATATTATCCAAACGCACCGAGGTGTTGGATATAGTACAAGCGAATGAAGTATAAAATTGGAACAAAATTAACTATTTATATCACGCTTGTTGTAATCATTACTTTTAGTATCTCTCTAGTGGTGAGTCAGTTTTTTCTACCAAAGTTTTATCTCCATCAATTAAACCAAAAAGTAACGGATGCTTTGGTCGCCTATCAGAATTTTGATGATGCAAGCTTGGTGGAGCGTCAATTTGATGTGACGATACTTTCAGTATCACTTGATGATACGATTAACGTCCTTAATGAAAACTTAAAACAACAACTAGCAAGGGAGCATATTGCCCTTAATAAATTTTGGGTTTCTGATGAAGTATTACAAAAAGTGAAAGAAGATAAAGTGGTAGGCAAGCTTTATGATCAAGGAAAGCAAAAGTCTAGTTTTATTGTGCATTATGTAAAAGAAGGTAACCAGCTAATGATGATTGGGTCCTCTATGGCTAAATTTACGGATATTGCTTATTTCATAAATAGATTTAACCTAGTTTTTTTAATTGTCAGTATCTTTGTGATTATGGTAGTTACAGCCATTCTATCTCGAAAATTAACCAGACCGCTAAATGAGCTTAAAAAAGTGGCAAAAGAAATTGGTGAGTTGGATTTTAAGCAAGCTGAAATTCGAACGGGTGACGAAATCGAAGACCTTGCAAGAAGTATTAATAAGATGAGCAAGGCACTTGAATCAGCGCAACAGATATTAACTAAACGCAACATTGATTTAAAGCAATTTATGAGTGGTTTAACACATGAGCTTAAAACGCCTCTTGCCTTGATAAAGGTGTATTCAAGTGGGATAAAAGACGGTTTGGATGATGGGACTTATCTAACAGTTATTAATAAGCAAGTTGATAGAATGGAAAAAATAATTACAGATATGCTTTATTTTGCTAAAACGGAAGAAAATGATTCTAAAAAAACAAGTTTTGATTTAATTGAGTTAATACAAGAGATAGTGAATAGTTATCGACCTATACAAGGGGATAAGATAATTCAACTTAAAATGGATGTTACTGAATTCATACTGAAGTCAGAGCAGGAAAAAGCCCATTTTATTATAGAGAATATGGTTAGTAATGCAGTAAAATACACTTCAGGAGATGAAATACACATTTCCTTTGATGAAAATGGCATGTTTGAAATTAGTAATGCAACAACACTTATAGATATTTCTAGAATATGGCTGCCTTTTTATGTCGGAGAAAGTTCTCGTGACAAGCATTTTTCAGGTACTGGGCTTGGGCTTGCAACCGTTAAAAGTCTCGCAGAGCAATTAGGTTATTCTGCTGAAGCCACACTCGCAAACGGAAAAATAACTTTTAAAATAGGATTTGTTAAATGATATGAGCAGTGAGAGTTAATTGCGGGTAACAAGGGCTTTCGTTAATCAATCTAAATGAAGAAAAATCTAGACGTTCTTCCTTTTGGAATAAATAAAATTCAGAAGAGAGTACTAGTTGATGGTAGCGAAGCGGGCGACTCCTGGGGGATTAGCGTGACGCCTGAGACTACAGGCTCAGGCCACGCCCCCGGAAAGCGTCCGCCGTAGCGGACATCAACGCTTACAGCAAAAAAGTGTTAGATCGACAGCAGTCAATCTAACACTTTTTCTCTTTTGTCCCAGCCTCATAGAAACTGCAATCCATTTGTTGGACACTGAAGTGATACCAACTGATATAAAAGTTTAAATTTTGACACAATAAGGCAGAAGTTGAGGTAACAACTTTGAATCCGTATGAAAGTATTGTAGCTGCTGTACTATAACGAAGAAACAAAAATAAAGAATGACAAATATAAAGTGAAACTCCAATCCGTGGGGGCCTTCTTAACCGTAGCCTTTCTGATTTTGCCACATGGAGCGTGCGTCTTGATTGTTAATGGGGGATTCAGATTATCTTAAGAAGTACTTAAGAATTTCAAAATAAGTATGAAGATTTATGTATTAACTTAAAAATTTTCAAATTATTTGGTTTAATAGATGTGGAAAGAGGATAGGGGGTTCACTTTTTAACTGGATAACTACAAAAAAATGATAAACCAAGTGTTGCTTTCCGCTAGTCGTAAATGATTGAATGACAAGTATATTGATAACAGTGATATACTTCGATGTTTATGATAATATGTCACGGGAGATGAATAGAAATAATAAGGTGCTGCGCCTACTTATATTAGAGCGAATTCTTGGTTTAAACTATTTTAAGGAGAACAACATAGTGAGTATAAATATTTTAGTAATTGATGATGAGAAGGAAATTGCCGATTTAATAGAGGTTTACTTAAAAAATGAAAATTATAATGTCTTTAAGTTTTATACAGCAAAAGAAGCCCTTCATTGTATTGAGACAGAGAAATTGGATCTAGCCATCCTCGATATCATGATTCCTGATATTGACGGTTTTACAATATTACAAAAAATTAGAGAAAATTTTCATTTTCCGGTTATCATGCTAACTGCGAAGGAAGAGGAAATTGATAAGATAAATGGGCTTGCATTAGGGGCAGATGATTATATAACAAAGCCATTTCGACCATTAGAATTAATTGCACGTGTAAAAGCTCAAATTCGGAGATTTACTAAGTATAATCAGGATACAAAACAAAATGAAGACATTATTGACTTTGCTGGTCTAATCCTGAATCACAATACACGGCAAGTTTTTTTAAATGAGAGGCAATTAGCTCTTACGCCTACAGAGTTTTCTATCCTTTGGTTTTTAAGCTCAAATAGAGGTAGAGTCATTAGTTCAGAAGAATTATTCAAAGAAGTTTGGAAAGAAAAATATTTTAACAGTAATAACACGGTAATGGTTCATATTCGACATTTACGAGAAAAAATGAATGATTCTGCTGAAAAACCAAAGTTTATTAAAACCGTGTGGGGGGTGGGCTATACAATTGAAAAATGAGTTTGGAAGGCTAAAAAGGAAAATTATTGTACAAATAATCTTCATATTAGTACTGACCATGATTATTGGTTCTATTATCAATTACACTTTAATTGATGGTATGTTACAAGCACCTTTTGCGGACTGGTTTATAAGATTTTGTGAGGATGTACTTCAGTTAGACTATTTCGCAGCTCGAAATGCATACAGAATATTATTTCAGCAGAATAAACATTTATGGTTAGCTATCGGACTCATACTGTTACTGCTTATTATTTTTTATGTAGCTCTTTCTCGTTTTACCCGTTATTTTATATTGATTAGCTCAGGTGTAACTATGCTTTCTGAGGAGTCAGAAAAAGAGATTCGACTTCCTTCAGAGCTTGATTTTATGGAGAAGAAGCTAAATACTGTGAAAAGTAAATTAGAAAAACGGGCAAAGGATGCGCAAGAGGCTGAGCAACGAAAAAATGATCTTGTTGTTTATTTAGCGCATGATATCAAAACACCTCTAACATCCATTATTGGATACTTGAGCCTATTGGATGAAGCCAAGGATATGCCTGTCGAACAAAAAGAAAAATATGTAAAGATTACATTAGATAAGTCATATAGGCTTGAGCAACTAATCAATGAATTTTTTGAAATTACAAGATTTAACCTGCAGTCCATTATTTTAGACAAGGAAGCCATTAATTTAAACTATATGTTACTGCAATTGGCAGATGAATTTTATCCTTTGTTAGCGCCAAAAGGACAGCAGGCCGTTGTGAACATTCAGGGGGATATTCAGATTTTAGCTGATGCCAATAAGTTAGCAAGGGTATTTAATAATATTTTTAAAAATGCCATAGCCTACAGTGATGATAACAGTAGCATTGAAATTAGTGCTGAAAATGTAATGGACCAAACAATTATTATATTTACTAATAAGGGAAAGGCAATTCCTCCTCAAAAGTTAGAGATGATTTTTGAAAAATTTTATCGCTTAGATTCTTCCCGATCTACACAGACTGGTGGTGCAGGACTGGGGCTTGCGATTGCCAATGAGATTATCGTCGCCCATGGCGGAAGTATATCTGCAACGAGTAACGATGACAACACAGTCTTTACAGTACAAATTCCACATTCTTAAGAAAACTTAAGATTTCTATAATGGATTATTAAAAAAGGACTCCTCTTTCTATGTTTCAATAGAGACAATGAGAAAAGGAGTTGTTTTAATGTTTAAAAAAATATTTTTAATCATAGCTATTATTTTTATTTTGATGTTATTACTAAAAGATAATTTAAGTAATCCAAAAACAAAGATGTTGGACTACCCTCAGTTGGAGACCCCACAGAAAAGTGATGAAAGTCTGGATATTGATTTACAC of the Lysinibacillus fusiformis genome contains:
- a CDS encoding sulfite exporter TauE/SafE family protein, with translation MEILLHEWLSVNGFILFTIGLLAAVIGVLFGAAGFILLPAMLLVGIPIHTTVAVNKFATGISALSNVLSFLIKGHLSLKKFTSLMMITSLGGVFGAFLATLLTEQVMNVVACISLIFAFFIVLCSHKFMGKDIKETQEQPMNKLIPFAISIYDGGFGPGSALMNITYYLKKQYIYIKAVELTRIITFSSCTGAFLFYYFTGFVNWGIAIPVSIGSIAGSFLGLKIIPYIKTKWIQILLPIIFFLLIVQVVFNLLI
- a CDS encoding LysR family transcriptional regulator, whose amino-acid sequence is MNLHALRIFTNVAKLGGITAAANKMLLSQPAVTIQIRKLESEIGAKLIEGKGRGIQLTPEGKFLYEQGMRLFYLEAQIDEKLGKFLAKEEKTHIASSYIPTNYILPPIIARYKLANPHIEFFVSLGNVKSVEEQVLNYEVDFGFVVQNKIGHPDLQFEKIVDIPFWFVAHPSHSLANQTISIHELSNEDFIYRERGSSTLDLLEAFFYTFNGPLPKLGLQMQGLHESIKVVEAGYGMTLAPSYSVTEGITNGKLARVYVEQAHIQQSLFICTRKSDIEEHPFIQYLKGHLNALN
- a CDS encoding glycoside hydrolase family 73 protein, giving the protein MSRIKFKKTSIILLVVLLGILSVFCLERLLFKDRREELHFLDEIATVAVELHQQTGGMLPSVTIAQAILESSYGKSELAVNAKNLFGIKGRYQGASVKMPTIEYKNNKSYTIEAEFRAYPDWKSALIDHSKLILEGTSWNEHQYYEVLAAANYKEAAYALKNSNYSTDPLYPEKLITIIEQYNLGKYDK
- a CDS encoding sensor histidine kinase → MKYKIGTKLTIYITLVVIITFSISLVVSQFFLPKFYLHQLNQKVTDALVAYQNFDDASLVERQFDVTILSVSLDDTINVLNENLKQQLAREHIALNKFWVSDEVLQKVKEDKVVGKLYDQGKQKSSFIVHYVKEGNQLMMIGSSMAKFTDIAYFINRFNLVFLIVSIFVIMVVTAILSRKLTRPLNELKKVAKEIGELDFKQAEIRTGDEIEDLARSINKMSKALESAQQILTKRNIDLKQFMSGLTHELKTPLALIKVYSSGIKDGLDDGTYLTVINKQVDRMEKIITDMLYFAKTEENDSKKTSFDLIELIQEIVNSYRPIQGDKIIQLKMDVTEFILKSEQEKAHFIIENMVSNAVKYTSGDEIHISFDENGMFEISNATTLIDISRIWLPFYVGESSRDKHFSGTGLGLATVKSLAEQLGYSAEATLANGKITFKIGFVK
- the vanR gene encoding VanR-ABDEGLN family response regulator transcription factor, producing MSINILVIDDEKEIADLIEVYLKNENYNVFKFYTAKEALHCIETEKLDLAILDIMIPDIDGFTILQKIRENFHFPVIMLTAKEEEIDKINGLALGADDYITKPFRPLELIARVKAQIRRFTKYNQDTKQNEDIIDFAGLILNHNTRQVFLNERQLALTPTEFSILWFLSSNRGRVISSEELFKEVWKEKYFNSNNTVMVHIRHLREKMNDSAEKPKFIKTVWGVGYTIEK
- a CDS encoding sensor histidine kinase; translated protein: MKNEFGRLKRKIIVQIIFILVLTMIIGSIINYTLIDGMLQAPFADWFIRFCEDVLQLDYFAARNAYRILFQQNKHLWLAIGLILLLLIIFYVALSRFTRYFILISSGVTMLSEESEKEIRLPSELDFMEKKLNTVKSKLEKRAKDAQEAEQRKNDLVVYLAHDIKTPLTSIIGYLSLLDEAKDMPVEQKEKYVKITLDKSYRLEQLINEFFEITRFNLQSIILDKEAINLNYMLLQLADEFYPLLAPKGQQAVVNIQGDIQILADANKLARVFNNIFKNAIAYSDDNSSIEISAENVMDQTIIIFTNKGKAIPPQKLEMIFEKFYRLDSSRSTQTGGAGLGLAIANEIIVAHGGSISATSNDDNTVFTVQIPHS